A stretch of the Myxosarcina sp. GI1 genome encodes the following:
- a CDS encoding plasmid replication protein, CyRepA1 family, with amino-acid sequence GGHFRGSPEQLAEIVKGHDKFAIVPDAGDVINTQVMLRWRRLVEHLEPFELPIYFLWWGQVSKREHQDIDEIDSQTFSQAEYLNPEQFFALAKKKQWVKKQWDGWKTYKKFTPQIKIEKQFVEFGLPQKNTITFIKSGLGTGKTTLLIKLLKQLEEKGIISLGYRNTLLLQFNEKAKKLGFYHLQNDKDLESFNLADPTINVSNCVDSLPYYKPEQFDGKIIVIDEIVSVLKHLLFSKTIRDFERVKDLFTEMVRRCDRLICLDGFVQDWAVKFFKELCPPKQIVTIENIYQGDKAQIYLLQGTIDLDEKLRANDNTPWLEKLLNNSVCPAICSDSQAFCEAIENLLVKQGRRGIRVDSKTVSDKQVKDFFKNPDRWIKENKPEYVIYSPSAESGLDIPTKSYFTEHFAFFFGRLDIDSCIQMLGRIRDINVPKYVWCKRFILSEEVKRRPSNLESIQADRARSLMAELHLVIEDGVNLSKEQIISQIQEIHSSNLDPYTTAADTCTAIRNHEFSNYRECLERQLTDNGYPVEAVTLKSLDNRKAIALQEKEAKTEVKQQNANDIYTASDRYIGQEQVKLNFDSSWETRCAVTKAILVSQLPDINRDPVWSPEFIKLVKYDKPNLIKQTELYYLLDNPDLAKQLSLLKYNSIFNRGKIAAPWKLRQNYLKVKALRDVGIHNFYQKAIADPDFTFQANSPEVIAIINKCRRRKNKDVLGMPGKDPIKFVNRLLRSVGISVRSRKVKQEGKVGSIYFIDREHLFTQERLAIFKAIKLKYAQKIQSKKEPLEWVVGEQNFSQNTQFKNRGQEIAQTTAIHSLDVVADYHQNYINNSAICNLSTSDRTLANLPINMHITNQLQTTLDSPESIADLTWMLSMLEDAKALAELQTIPEFTSKRLNRAAKQLSLSKRRQIQRWAIENQQRKASA; translated from the coding sequence GGCGGTCACTTTAGAGGTAGCCCCGAACAGCTAGCCGAAATAGTAAAAGGTCACGATAAGTTTGCCATAGTTCCCGATGCTGGTGATGTTATTAACACTCAGGTAATGCTCCGTTGGCGACGATTGGTAGAACATCTAGAACCGTTCGAGCTACCAATTTACTTTTTGTGGTGGGGACAAGTTAGCAAACGCGAACACCAGGATATTGATGAAATTGATTCGCAAACTTTTTCTCAAGCTGAATATTTAAACCCAGAACAATTTTTCGCTTTAGCCAAGAAAAAACAGTGGGTGAAAAAGCAATGGGACGGTTGGAAAACCTACAAAAAATTCACGCCACAGATAAAGATCGAGAAGCAATTTGTCGAATTTGGTTTACCTCAGAAAAATACTATTACCTTTATCAAGTCGGGATTGGGAACAGGTAAAACTACGCTGTTAATTAAGCTCTTAAAACAGCTAGAAGAGAAAGGAATTATTAGTTTAGGATATCGTAATACTTTATTACTACAATTTAATGAAAAAGCTAAAAAACTCGGCTTCTATCATCTGCAAAATGATAAAGACCTTGAAAGTTTTAATTTAGCCGATCCGACAATTAACGTATCTAACTGTGTCGATAGTTTGCCTTACTACAAACCAGAACAGTTTGACGGCAAAATAATAGTAATTGATGAGATTGTTTCGGTACTCAAGCATCTATTGTTTTCTAAAACTATTAGAGATTTTGAACGAGTAAAAGATTTGTTTACCGAAATGGTTAGACGCTGCGATCGCTTAATTTGTCTCGATGGGTTTGTGCAAGATTGGGCGGTTAAATTCTTTAAAGAACTATGTCCCCCCAAACAGATAGTCACCATCGAAAATATCTACCAGGGCGACAAAGCTCAAATCTATTTACTTCAAGGGACAATCGATCTTGACGAAAAGCTAAGAGCTAATGACAATACGCCTTGGCTAGAGAAACTTTTAAATAATAGCGTTTGCCCTGCTATTTGTAGCGACTCTCAGGCATTCTGTGAAGCGATCGAGAATTTATTAGTTAAACAAGGAAGACGCGGTATTAGAGTAGATTCTAAGACTGTTTCCGACAAGCAAGTTAAAGATTTTTTCAAAAATCCCGATCGCTGGATTAAAGAGAATAAACCAGAATACGTTATTTATTCGCCTAGTGCCGAATCGGGTTTAGATATTCCAACTAAGAGTTATTTTACCGAGCATTTTGCATTTTTCTTTGGGCGATTAGATATAGATAGCTGTATTCAGATGTTAGGGCGGATTCGCGATATTAACGTGCCTAAGTACGTTTGGTGTAAAAGGTTTATTCTGTCCGAAGAAGTCAAACGCCGTCCTTCTAATCTTGAGAGCATTCAAGCAGATAGAGCGCGATCGCTGATGGCGGAGTTGCACTTAGTAATTGAAGATGGAGTCAACCTTTCTAAAGAACAGATAATCTCTCAAATCCAAGAGATACATTCTTCTAACCTCGACCCCTACACGACCGCAGCCGATACCTGTACTGCAATTCGCAACCACGAATTTAGCAACTACCGAGAATGTCTGGAGCGACAGCTAACAGACAATGGTTATCCCGTCGAAGCTGTAACCTTAAAATCGTTAGATAACAGAAAAGCGATCGCACTTCAGGAAAAAGAGGCTAAAACCGAAGTCAAACAGCAAAACGCTAACGATATTTACACCGCCAGCGATCGCTATATCGGTCAAGAGCAAGTCAAACTTAACTTTGATAGTAGTTGGGAAACTCGCTGCGCGGTAACGAAAGCGATCTTAGTCTCACAGCTTCCCGATATCAATCGAGATCCCGTCTGGAGTCCTGAGTTTATCAAGCTGGTGAAGTACGATAAGCCAAACCTAATCAAGCAGACCGAGCTTTACTATCTGCTAGACAATCCCGACCTTGCCAAACAATTATCGCTTTTAAAATATAACAGCATATTTAATCGAGGTAAGATTGCCGCACCCTGGAAGCTCCGACAGAATTATCTCAAAGTCAAGGCACTAAGAGATGTCGGCATACACAATTTTTACCAGAAAGCGATCGCCGACCCCGACTTCACCTTTCAAGCTAACTCGCCAGAAGTAATAGCAATCATAAACAAATGCCGACGGCGCAAAAACAAAGATGTGTTGGGAATGCCTGGCAAAGACCCGATTAAGTTTGTTAATAGATTACTGCGCTCTGTTGGAATAAGTGTGCGATCGCGAAAAGTTAAGCAAGAGGGCAAGGTAGGTTCGATTTATTTTATCGACCGCGAACATCTTTTTACTCAGGAGAGGCTAGCCATTTTTAAAGCCATTAAGTTGAAGTACGCTCAGAAAATTCAGAGCAAAAAAGAGCCGCTTGAGTGGGTAGTAGGAGAGCAAAATTTCTCTCAAAATACTCAGTTTAAAAATCGCGGTCAAGAAATCGCTCAAACTACTGCTATACATAGTTTAGATGTGGTTGCAGATTACCATCAAAATTATATAAATAATAGTGCCATCTGCAACCTCTCAACCAGCGATCGAACATTAGCTAATTTACCTATCAACATGCACATTACAAACCAATTACAAACCACTTTGGATAGTCCCGAATCGATCGCCGATCTCACCTGGATGCTGTCGATGTTAGAGGATGCTAAAGCACTAGCCGAGCTTCAGACGATACCAGAGTTTACCAGCAAAAGGCTAAATCGTGCCGCTAAACAATTGTCGTTAAGTAAGCGGCGACAAATACAGAGATGGGCGATCGAGAATCAACAGCGTAAAGCGTCGGCATAA
- a CDS encoding Rho termination factor N-terminal domain-containing protein: protein MENTIFTIILYLLPVFFFYCPIIKGIKAACDRRQRLNSIPFATKKELLALAQEYGIQGVNRLKKYDLQNVLIAKLC from the coding sequence ATGGAAAACACTATATTTACTATTATTTTATATTTACTGCCCGTATTCTTCTTTTACTGCCCAATAATTAAAGGAATCAAAGCAGCTTGCGATCGCCGCCAACGCCTCAACTCGATTCCATTTGCCACTAAAAAAGAGTTGCTCGCTTTAGCTCAAGAATACGGTATCCAAGGCGTAAATAGGCTGAAGAAATACGATCTGCAAAACGTATTGATAGCCAAGCTTTGTTAG
- a CDS encoding GIY-YIG nuclease family protein, translating into MQEDLKLQYVDNSNRISSKYYASIKLAEKLKLDKDVQFKVFVTPKYPDKPSWCTEVMVTEAFAVHCGIQSPPEAKGKESYESVLCRKTKRFTVYSHGVEFELLAIQDTTLKAILYFVKHWASSDAKVKTNRAWYRLDGARTNNRHGHHAAYNVYFMYCQQANAVKIGIARDLAKRLVSLQIGNPYLITPLAYIECPNQSSAIELEQQLHLKFKELSIRGEWFEFEGELKSYLKPQ; encoded by the coding sequence ATGCAAGAAGACTTAAAGCTACAGTATGTAGACAACTCAAACCGAATTAGTTCTAAGTATTACGCTTCAATCAAGCTAGCTGAAAAACTCAAACTAGATAAAGACGTTCAATTTAAAGTATTTGTTACACCTAAATACCCCGATAAACCTAGTTGGTGTACTGAAGTAATGGTAACAGAAGCCTTTGCAGTTCACTGTGGCATACAGTCACCTCCAGAAGCCAAGGGAAAGGAATCTTACGAAAGCGTTTTATGCCGTAAAACTAAACGTTTTACAGTGTATAGTCACGGGGTAGAATTCGAACTGCTTGCTATTCAGGATACTACTCTAAAAGCCATTCTTTACTTTGTTAAACACTGGGCTAGTAGTGACGCTAAAGTAAAGACAAATCGGGCATGGTATAGATTAGATGGTGCTAGAACAAATAACCGTCATGGTCATCATGCTGCCTATAACGTTTATTTTATGTATTGCCAACAAGCCAACGCCGTAAAAATCGGTATAGCTAGAGATTTAGCTAAAAGATTAGTTAGCTTACAGATTGGCAATCCCTATCTCATCACTCCTCTGGCTTATATTGAATGTCCCAATCAATCTAGTGCAATCGAGCTAGAGCAGCAACTACACCTTAAATTTAAAGAGCTGAGTATAAGAGGAGAATGGTTTGAGTTTGAAGGAGAACTCAAGTCTTATTTAAAGCCTCAATAA
- a CDS encoding ParA family protein, which yields MSNTLIAISGDKGGVGKSSLTALLSEWMLYCGRQIKVVDADPNQTTQTWIDKCSEMGRQISSSQANITIVDTAGTSGSSLIKYIRNADLIIVPFKPHIADLEVVIGWFLSVKATLQEKVAFVPNMLSKTKEQAAGVEEARKIVAEEGNGIILPGLVERKAVYPPLLNGSATNFFEGKLDRNTRQETKLLLTEIDKILGLK from the coding sequence ATGAGCAATACGTTAATAGCAATATCAGGAGACAAAGGAGGGGTAGGAAAGAGTTCACTTACAGCGTTGCTGTCAGAGTGGATGCTCTACTGTGGAAGGCAAATAAAAGTGGTTGATGCAGATCCCAATCAGACTACTCAAACCTGGATAGACAAATGTTCGGAGATGGGAAGACAAATTAGCAGCAGCCAAGCAAATATAACCATTGTCGATACGGCAGGGACGAGCGGATCTAGCTTAATTAAATACATCAGGAATGCCGATCTAATTATCGTTCCATTCAAGCCACATATAGCGGACTTAGAAGTAGTGATTGGTTGGTTTTTGTCCGTCAAGGCGACTCTTCAGGAGAAAGTAGCGTTTGTCCCCAACATGCTATCTAAAACTAAGGAACAAGCAGCAGGAGTGGAAGAAGCTCGAAAAATTGTAGCCGAAGAAGGGAACGGAATAATTTTGCCTGGTTTGGTCGAGCGAAAGGCAGTTTATCCTCCGTTACTTAACGGCAGTGCAACTAACTTTTTTGAAGGAAAGTTAGATCGCAATACTAGACAGGAAACAAAATTATTGTTAACTGAAATTGATAAAATTTTGGGCTTAAAGTAA
- a CDS encoding DUF4160 domain-containing protein, producing MRIWSNDHLPRHVHVFKGDGECVINLVGAGGLPELREFYNLKRKEVAKAIRIVADNQQTLIEAWNQIHGA from the coding sequence GTGAGGATCTGGTCAAACGATCATCTACCTCGTCATGTTCATGTATTTAAAGGTGACGGTGAATGCGTTATCAATCTTGTTGGTGCAGGTGGGCTACCCGAACTACGTGAGTTTTATAACCTGAAGCGAAAGGAAGTAGCTAAAGCAATAAGAATAGTAGCCGACAACCAACAGACGCTAATCGAAGCGTGGAATCAAATACACGGAGCATAG
- a CDS encoding DUF2442 domain-containing protein encodes MAQLSDQQIEAQIDAAIARSAEIDAVEPRANRVIFDDGKIIIYFNNGATFSFLIESVEAIAALPAETLATVELTPSGKGLRWDEPDIDLSIQGLLLGIFGSNVWMQQIAAKGGQSTSEKKRAASRANGKKGGRPRKVSSK; translated from the coding sequence ATGGCACAGTTAAGCGACCAGCAGATAGAGGCTCAGATCGACGCAGCGATCGCCCGAAGCGCAGAAATTGATGCAGTAGAACCGAGAGCTAATAGGGTAATATTCGACGATGGTAAGATTATTATTTACTTCAATAATGGTGCTACCTTCTCTTTTTTAATTGAATCGGTAGAAGCGATCGCTGCACTGCCAGCAGAAACATTAGCTACCGTCGAATTAACACCATCGGGTAAAGGATTGCGATGGGATGAGCCAGACATCGATTTAAGTATTCAGGGATTGTTGTTAGGCATATTTGGTAGCAACGTCTGGATGCAACAGATAGCAGCCAAAGGCGGTCAGTCTACATCGGAAAAGAAACGGGCAGCATCGAGAGCTAATGGTAAAAAAGGCGGTAGACCGAGAAAAGTTTCTTCAAAGTAG